The Pseudorasbora parva isolate DD20220531a chromosome 16, ASM2467924v1, whole genome shotgun sequence genome includes a region encoding these proteins:
- the neto2b gene encoding neuropilin and tolloid-like protein 2 isoform X1 — MLEAALVLLILIEEGFALAQKTQALPQNVAVEDKKPAHCGTLIQTANGGSFSSPNYPNTYPPNKECVYILEAHPRKRIQLIFDDIYYIEPSFECRFDNIEIRDGPFVFSPLIDRFCGPKSPGIVTSSGRFMWIRFVSDEELEGIGFRVEYSYTADPDFHLHVGGLLNPIPDCQFELSGSDGIIRSSQVEEENKVKSGEALDCIWTIRAPPMSKIYLRFLEYQLENSNECKKNFVAIYEGSNAIEDLKAKFCSTVANDITLDNAVGVVRMWADETSKLSRFRMLFTVFVEPPCLANTFFCHSNMCINNTLMCNGVQNCVFPWDENNCKEKKSKSFFQHMSKTHCIVIGVSTGVVFLLLIISVFIQMNQPRKKVLSRKGLFSTAEMQEVLEPPQYELFSMQEADLPDELSEELENLQKLRRSSSGSRCVHEHHCGLSSNAASIVMATRAHHLSQASEELSTVVGARGWGSFHGRRNSSRSHPFTHDPHSHAYSAQSLHEAIEDEDLGLEGRVMEEIGYNDVFAHGRNVVMVRNHANPAQQRSLSMDF; from the exons ATGCTTGAGg CAGCCTTGGTTCTGCTTATCCTGATAGAGGAGGGTTTTGCACTGGCACAGAAAACTCAAG CTTTGCCTCAGAATGTGGCTGTTGAGGATAAGAAGCCTGCTCACTGTGGAACTTTGATCCAGACAGCAAATGGAGGATCATTCAGTTCTCCAAACTACCCCAACACCTACCCACCAAACAAGGAGTGTGTTTACATACTGGAGG CCCATCCACGGAAGAGAATCCAGCTCATCTTCGATGACATCTACTACATCGAGCCGTCCTTCGAGTGCCGCTTTGATAACATTGAAATCCGTGATGGGCCGTTTGTTTTCTCTCCGTTAATTGATCGGTTTTGCGGGCCAAAGAGTCCAGGGATTGTCACCTCCTCTGGACGCTTCATGTGGATCAGATTTGTCAGTGATGAGGAGCTGGAAGGCATTGGTTTCAGGGTGGAGTATTCATATACTGCAG ATCCTGATTTTCATCTCCATGTTGGAGGACTCTTGAATCCTATTCCAG ACTGTCAGTTTGAATTGTCTGGATCAGATGGTATAATCAGATCTAGTCAAGTTGAGGAGGAAAACAAGGTGAAATCAGGGGAAGCATTGGATTGTATTTGGACCATACGAGCTCCACCTATGTCTAAG ATCTATCTCCGCTTTCTGGAATATCAGCTGGAGAACTCAAATGAGTGTAAGAAAAACTTTGTTGCGATCTATGAAGGAAGTAATGCCATTGAAGATCTAAAGGCGAAGTTCTGCAGCACTGTTGCCAATGACATCACACTTGACAATGCCGTGGGTGTTGTTCGAATGTGGGCCGACGAGACCAGCAAACTAAGCCGGTTCCGGATGCTCTTTACGGTCTTTGTTGAAC CTCCGTGTTTGGCCAACACATTTTTCTGTCACAGCAACATGTGCATCAACAATACTCTAATGTGTAACGGTGTTCAGAACTGTGTGTTTCCCTGGGATGAGAACAATTGCAAAG AAAAGAAGTCTAAAAGTTTTTTCCAACATATGAGTAAAACTCATTGCATTGTGATTGGAGTGTCCACTGGTGTGGTTTTTCTTCTTCTCATCATATCTGTATTTATACAGATGAATCAGCCGAGAAAGAAG GTTTTGAGTCGTAAAGGTTTATTCAGTACTGCAGAGATGCAGGAGGTGCTGGAGCCGCCTCAGTATGAGCTGTTCTCCATGCAGGAAGCTGATCTGCCGGACGAGCTTTCAGAGGAGCTGGAGAATCTACAGAAACTCCGCCGGTCCTCCAGCGGGTCCCGCTGCGTCCACGAGCATCACTGTGGTCTTTCGAGCAACGCCGCCTCCATTGTTATGGCAACCAGAGCGCATCATCTCTCTCAGGCCTCTGAGGAGCTGAGTACGGTTGTTGGGGCCAGAGGCTGGGGCAGTTTCCATGGACGTAGGAACAGTTCGCGCTCGCACCCTTTTACACACGATCCTCACTCACACGCTTACAGCGCACAGAGTCTGCACGAGGCAATTGAAGATGAAGATCTGGGGCTGGAGGGACGTGTGATGGAAGAAATCGGCTACAATGATGTTTTCGCCCATGGACGCAATGTTGTGATGGTACGTAACCATGCCAACCCTGCCCAGCAGCGTTCCCTCTCTATGGACTTCTGA
- the neto2b gene encoding neuropilin and tolloid-like protein 2 isoform X2: MLEALVLLILIEEGFALAQKTQALPQNVAVEDKKPAHCGTLIQTANGGSFSSPNYPNTYPPNKECVYILEAHPRKRIQLIFDDIYYIEPSFECRFDNIEIRDGPFVFSPLIDRFCGPKSPGIVTSSGRFMWIRFVSDEELEGIGFRVEYSYTADPDFHLHVGGLLNPIPDCQFELSGSDGIIRSSQVEEENKVKSGEALDCIWTIRAPPMSKIYLRFLEYQLENSNECKKNFVAIYEGSNAIEDLKAKFCSTVANDITLDNAVGVVRMWADETSKLSRFRMLFTVFVEPPCLANTFFCHSNMCINNTLMCNGVQNCVFPWDENNCKEKKSKSFFQHMSKTHCIVIGVSTGVVFLLLIISVFIQMNQPRKKVLSRKGLFSTAEMQEVLEPPQYELFSMQEADLPDELSEELENLQKLRRSSSGSRCVHEHHCGLSSNAASIVMATRAHHLSQASEELSTVVGARGWGSFHGRRNSSRSHPFTHDPHSHAYSAQSLHEAIEDEDLGLEGRVMEEIGYNDVFAHGRNVVMVRNHANPAQQRSLSMDF, from the exons ATGCTTGAGg CCTTGGTTCTGCTTATCCTGATAGAGGAGGGTTTTGCACTGGCACAGAAAACTCAAG CTTTGCCTCAGAATGTGGCTGTTGAGGATAAGAAGCCTGCTCACTGTGGAACTTTGATCCAGACAGCAAATGGAGGATCATTCAGTTCTCCAAACTACCCCAACACCTACCCACCAAACAAGGAGTGTGTTTACATACTGGAGG CCCATCCACGGAAGAGAATCCAGCTCATCTTCGATGACATCTACTACATCGAGCCGTCCTTCGAGTGCCGCTTTGATAACATTGAAATCCGTGATGGGCCGTTTGTTTTCTCTCCGTTAATTGATCGGTTTTGCGGGCCAAAGAGTCCAGGGATTGTCACCTCCTCTGGACGCTTCATGTGGATCAGATTTGTCAGTGATGAGGAGCTGGAAGGCATTGGTTTCAGGGTGGAGTATTCATATACTGCAG ATCCTGATTTTCATCTCCATGTTGGAGGACTCTTGAATCCTATTCCAG ACTGTCAGTTTGAATTGTCTGGATCAGATGGTATAATCAGATCTAGTCAAGTTGAGGAGGAAAACAAGGTGAAATCAGGGGAAGCATTGGATTGTATTTGGACCATACGAGCTCCACCTATGTCTAAG ATCTATCTCCGCTTTCTGGAATATCAGCTGGAGAACTCAAATGAGTGTAAGAAAAACTTTGTTGCGATCTATGAAGGAAGTAATGCCATTGAAGATCTAAAGGCGAAGTTCTGCAGCACTGTTGCCAATGACATCACACTTGACAATGCCGTGGGTGTTGTTCGAATGTGGGCCGACGAGACCAGCAAACTAAGCCGGTTCCGGATGCTCTTTACGGTCTTTGTTGAAC CTCCGTGTTTGGCCAACACATTTTTCTGTCACAGCAACATGTGCATCAACAATACTCTAATGTGTAACGGTGTTCAGAACTGTGTGTTTCCCTGGGATGAGAACAATTGCAAAG AAAAGAAGTCTAAAAGTTTTTTCCAACATATGAGTAAAACTCATTGCATTGTGATTGGAGTGTCCACTGGTGTGGTTTTTCTTCTTCTCATCATATCTGTATTTATACAGATGAATCAGCCGAGAAAGAAG GTTTTGAGTCGTAAAGGTTTATTCAGTACTGCAGAGATGCAGGAGGTGCTGGAGCCGCCTCAGTATGAGCTGTTCTCCATGCAGGAAGCTGATCTGCCGGACGAGCTTTCAGAGGAGCTGGAGAATCTACAGAAACTCCGCCGGTCCTCCAGCGGGTCCCGCTGCGTCCACGAGCATCACTGTGGTCTTTCGAGCAACGCCGCCTCCATTGTTATGGCAACCAGAGCGCATCATCTCTCTCAGGCCTCTGAGGAGCTGAGTACGGTTGTTGGGGCCAGAGGCTGGGGCAGTTTCCATGGACGTAGGAACAGTTCGCGCTCGCACCCTTTTACACACGATCCTCACTCACACGCTTACAGCGCACAGAGTCTGCACGAGGCAATTGAAGATGAAGATCTGGGGCTGGAGGGACGTGTGATGGAAGAAATCGGCTACAATGATGTTTTCGCCCATGGACGCAATGTTGTGATGGTACGTAACCATGCCAACCCTGCCCAGCAGCGTTCCCTCTCTATGGACTTCTGA